Proteins encoded in a region of the Zea mays cultivar B73 chromosome 2, Zm-B73-REFERENCE-NAM-5.0, whole genome shotgun sequence genome:
- the LOC103646454 gene encoding 60S ribosomal protein L3, whose amino-acid sequence MSHRKFEHPRHGSLGFLPRKRSSRHRGKVKSFPRDDPKKPCHLTAFLGYKAGMTHIVREVEKPGSKLHKKETCEAVTIIETPPLVIVGLVAYVKTPRGLRTLNSVWAQHLSEEVRRRFYKNWCKSKKKAFTKYALKYENDAGKKEIQLQLEKMKKYASVIRVIAHTQIRKMKGLKQKKAHLMEIQVNGGTIADKVDYGYKFFEKEVPVDAVFQKDEMIDIIGVTKGKGYEGVVTRWGVTRLPRKTHRGLRKVACIGAWHPARVSYTVARAGQNGYHHRTEMNKKVYKIGKAGQETHDASTEFDRTEKDITPMGGFPHYGIVKGDYLMIKGCCVGPKKRVVTLRQSLLKQTSRLALEEIKLKFIDTSSKFGHGRFQTTDEKQRFFGKLKA is encoded by the exons ATGTCGCACCGTAAGTTCGAGCACCCGAGGCACGGCTCCCTCGGCTTCCTTCCCAGGAAGCGCTCCTCCCGTCACCGCGGCAAGG TGAAGTCATTCCCTAGGGATGACCCCAAGAAGCCTTGCCATCTCACTGCCTTCCTTGGCTACAAGGCTGGCATGACTCACATTGTCCGTGAGGTTGAGAAGCCAGGATCCA AACTCCATAAGAAGGAAACTTGTGAGGCTGTTACCATCATTGAAACCCCTCCTCTTGTCATTGTTGGGCTCGTGGCATATGTGAAGACTCCTCGTGGCCTCCGCACACTCAACTCTGTTTGGGCCCAACATCTTAGCGAAGAAGTGAGGAGAAGGTTCTACAAGAACTGGTGCAAGAGCAAGAAGAAGGCTTTCACAAAGTATGCTCTCAAATATGAAAATGATGCTGGCAAGAAGGAAATTCAGCTGCAGCTTGAGAAGATGAAGAAATATGCTTCTGTTATCCGTGTCATTGCTCATACCCAG ATTAGGAAGATGAAGGGTTTGAAGCAGAAGAAGGCTCACCTGATGGAGATTCAGGTCAATGGTGGTACCATTGCTGACAAggtggactatggctacaaattcttTGAGAAAGAGGTCCCTGTTGATGCTGTCTTCCAGAAGGATGAGATGATTGACATCATTGGTGTGACCAAGGGGAAAGGTTATGAGGGTGTGGTCACTCGTTGGGGTGTCACCCGGCTTCCCCGCAAGACCCACAGGGGTCTCCGCAAAGTTGCTTGTATCGGTGCATGGCATCCGGCTAGGGTCTCCTATACGGTTGCCCGTGCTGGTCAAAATGGGTACCACCACCGCACTGAgatgaacaagaaggtttacaagatcgGCAAGGCTGGACAAGAGACCCACGATGCCTCCACAGAGTTTGACAG GACTGAGAAGGACATCACTCCCATGGGTGGCTTCCCCCATTATGGTATCGTGAAGGGTGACTACCTGATGATCAAGGGCTGCTGTGTGGGTCCAAAGAAGAGGGTGGTGACCCTCCGCCAGTCCCTCCTGAAGCAGACTTCCCGGCTGGCGCTGGAGGAGATCAAGCTCAAGTTCATCGACACATCGTCCAAATTTGGGCACGGTCGTTTCCAGACTACCGATGAGAAGCAGAGGTTCTTTGGCAAGCTCAAGGCGTAA